CGAGTATGCTCAACCGTCCACGCGCGTAGAACTTCGACATGCGAACTCCATGGGGGAAGCGGGGTGTTGGAGCGCGAGCGAGGGAATGCTCGCGGCCTCACGTTGCGGGGAGATGTGCGCCGGGTGAGAAGTTAGTGACGTGTGCATGACACGACAAGGTTTATCGCAGAACGATCTCGTACCATGGGGAACGCAGAAGGGGAGTAGCTCTTCGCCGGATCGTCGACATACCGCTCAGCTCGTCTGAGCCGGCGCCCGGAGGCAGGCCCGTCACAGGGTCGGCCGGCGAGACCTTCGGCAAGCAGTGCACATCCGTGCCTCACGGCAGGGATGACATGTGCGCTGCCCTGCCGAGGTGCCTTACCCCCGAAGTGCTTTCCCGGGCTTCAGGACTCTCGGCGGGGCGGCCCCGACCGATTGAGGAACCTTGATCAGCATCACCGTGACGGCGCTCGTCTTCGGCGTCGTCTTCCTGGCCGAGCTGCCGGACAAGACCGCGCTCGCCGGCCTCGTCCTGGGCACCCGCTACCGCGCCTCGTACGTCTTCGCGGGGGTCGCCGCCGCCTTCGCGCTGCATGTCGCGCTGGCCGTCGCGGCGGGCAGCGTGCTGACCCTGCTCCCGCAGCAGCTCGTGCAAGCGCTGACCGGCGTCCTGTTCCTGGGTGGCGCGGCGGTCCTGCTGCTGAAGAAGGACGACGGGGAGGAGGAGGTCAGGCGACCGGAGAACCAGTCCTTCTGGAAGGTTGCGGGTACGGGCTTCATGCTGATCCTCGTCGCCGAGTTCGGCGATCTCACCCAGATCATGACGGCGAACCTCGCCGCCCGCTACGACGATCCGCTCTCCGTCGGACTGGGGGCGGTGCTGGCCCTGTGGGCGGTGGCCGGACTCGGCATCGTCGGCGGAAAGGCGCTGATGAAGCGGGTGCCGCTGAAGCTGATCACCAGGATCGCGGCGCTGCTGATGCTGGCGCTCGGGGTGTGGAGCCTGTGGGAGGCGATCGCCGGCTGAGCCCGACGCCCACCCGGCGCGCGGCCCGGTGTCCTGTCCGGCGCCGAGCCCCGCGAGTCCGCCCGGGCGGTGAACGGCGGGTGAATGCTCTCCTGTGTCCGGGGCCCGGGGTGGCGGTGGACCCGGATTGTTTTGTACCGTGGGGAAACAAAGTGGCTCCCGCTCGTTTTCCCTGACCGGCGGGCGGGGCCGCCTTGTCCCTTCCTGTCTGGAGTTGCCCATGCCGGTCCTGAACGCCCGCGCCCTCCTGCTCGACATGGACGGCACCCTCGTGAACTCCGATGCCGTCGTCGAACGGATCTGGCGGGGCTGGGCCGACACGCACGGACTCGACGGGGACGAGGTCATGAAGGTCGTCCACGGCCGTCAGGGCCACGCCTCGATGGCCCTGCTGCTGCCGGACCGGCCCGTACACCTGAACCTCGCGGACAACGCGCGGATGCTGGCGGAGGAGACCGCCGACATGGACGGCGTCGTGCCGGTGCCCGGCGCGCCGGAGTTCCTCGCCTCGCTGCGGGGCGTTCCGCATGCGCTGGTCACCTCCGCGGACGTCCCGCTGTCCACCGCCCGGATGGCCGCGGCGGGACTGGCGCTCCCCGACGTGCGCGTCACGGCGGAGTCGGTCGGCGCGAGCAAGCCGGACCCCGAGGGCTTCCTGAAGGGCGCGGCCGAGCTGGGGATCGCCCCGGCCGACTGCGTGGTGTTCGAGGACTCCGGCGCGGGCATCGCGGCCGGCCGCGCCGCCGGCATGCGGGTCGTGGGAGTCGGCCCGCGGGCGGCCGGGCACGGCCCGGACGCGGTGGTCCGGGATCTGCGTCAGGTGCGCGTGGAGACGACGGAATCCGGAGTGCGGATCCACGTGGCCTGAATCGGGACGGCTCCGCGGTTCATGGCCCCGGTCCCGAGCCCGGTCCTGGTACGGGGCCGGTCCTGGTGGAGGAGCGGGTCCGGGTTGGTGCGGGGCCGGTCCGGAGGTGACGGCGGAGCGACGGGCTCCCGGCGCGGTGCGCCCTCACCGGCCCGCCCGGGTTCCTCCGGCCGGGCCGGGTGCCTGGCGGCGCGGGGGTCACGGTTGCTGCGTTTCCGACTCCAGGCGGGCCCGGGTCAGCTGCCCGTACACGCCCATGCCGTCCTCCGTCGTGCCGCGGGACCACTGGTAGTTGCGCAGCGCGTCCTCCACCTCGCCGGTGAAGGAGCCGTCGGCCTGACCGTTGTAGAGGAACAACTGGTGCAGGCGCTGCTGGAGTTCGGTCACCTCGGCGCCCTTGTCGCCACGCCGCAGGACGACCACCTCGGTGGAGTCGTCCTGGTTGGCCGCGCCGTTCCCGGGCGCCAGGGAGCCGGTCACCCGGGCGGTCGGCGTGGCCGTGGGACCGGCCTCGGCCGACGGGGACGCCGAGGGCGAGGCGCTGGTCCTTGACGCGGAGGGCGACGGGCTCTCGCTCTCGGAGGGCGACGGCGAGTCCTCGGAGGCCGACGGGGACGCGGAGCGGCTCGCCGTGACGGAGGCCGAGGGCGCGCTGGTCGAGGCGTCGGGCACGGCCGCCCGCACGTCCTCGGGAGCGGCCCCGTCACGCGTCGGCTTCTCGTAGGTGAACAGCCCGGAGGCGAATCCCGCCGCCGCCACCACGGCCACGGCGGCGGCGGTCGCCGCGACCAGCAGGGTGCGACGGCGGCGCGGGCGGTGCGGTTCCTCGTCGTCCGGGTGGACCGCGCCGGCGTCCGCCGCCTCGAACAGGCTCAGGTCGGTGGTGCTGGGCTCGCAGGCGGACCGTGTCAGGGGAGTGGGCAGCGCCGCCGTCATGTCCGGCGCCGGCCCGGCGGGTTCCACGGCACGCAGCGGCATCGTCGCGTCGGCCGGAGCGGACGGCCCGTGAGGCATGGGCCGAGCGGCCGGCCCGGTCGGAACGACAGGCAGCGGCATGGTCACGTCGGCCGCGCCGGCGGAACCCCCCGCCGCACCCTCGGACCGGTCAGCGAACTCACCGGCGGGCCCGCTGCCGAAGGCGCCCCCGGGCGTACCGGCGGGCCCGCCCGTGAAGTCGCCCCCGGCAGCACCACCGGGCTCGCTTCCCGGCTCGTTCCCGAACTCGACGTAGGGGCGTATCCGCAACGGATCGAAGTCCTCCGCGGCTGCCGCCTCCGTCGTGCGCGTGTCGCGCAGGTTCTCGGAGGCGCGCCGGGCGCAGGCGCAGGACGGGGTGTTGTCGAGCGCGCGGAGCGCCCCGCACTCCGGGCACGGCAGTCCCTGCTGCCCCGAGTGCCCCTGGTGCCCCGTCGGATCGATCACGTGTTCGCCCCTCCCCATTCAAACTCCAGAGATTATGCAGATCCTTCACACGCCCCGCCGCCCGGGACCCCGGAATGTCGGATTCCGTCAAGAACGCAACAGGACTCAAGAGGCCATAACGGGTCACACCAATCACGATGGGAAGGGTCACCAGAGCCTCAGGAGGCATCCATGGTCTTGGACGCGCACAGCAGGACGGCGGATCCACGTGAGGAACACGTGTCCGGAAACGTCCTCGTCTCGATCGGCGCCCTGCTGCTCGGCATGCTGCTCGCCGCCCTGGACCAGACGATCGTGTCGACCGCCCTGCCCACGATCGTCAGCGAACTCGGTGGTATGGAGCACCTGTCGTGGGTGGTCACCGCCTACCTGCTGGCGTCCACGGCCGCGACCCCGCTGTGGGGCAAACTCGGTGACCAGTACGGGCGGAAGAAGCTGTTCCAGACCGCGATCGTCATCTTCCTGATCGGTTCGGCGCTGTGCGGAATGGCGCAAAACATGCCGCAGCTGATCGCCTTCCGAGCGGTCCAGGGCCTGGGCGGCGGCGGGTTGCTGGTGTTGTCGATGGCGATCGTCGGCGATATCGTCCCGCCGCGCGACCGCGGCCGCTACCAGGGCCTGTTCGGTGCGGTGTTCGGGGCGACCAGTGTCCTCGGGCCGCTGCTGGGCGGTCTGTTCACCGAGCACCTGAGCTGGCGCTGGGTCTTCTACGTCAACCTGCCCGTCGGCGTCGTCGCCCTCGCCGTCATCGCGACGGTCCTGCACATCCCCCACAGGTCCACCCGGCACGTCATCGACTACCTCGGCACCTTCCTCATCGCCGCCGTCGCCACCTGCCTGGTCCTGGTGGCGTCCCTCGGCGGCACCACCTGGGACTGGGGCTCGCCGCAGATCATCGGCCTGGCGCTGCTGGGCGTGCTCCTGGCCGTGGCGTTCGTGGCCGTGGAGCGGCGGGCGGCCGAACCGGTGCTCCCGCTCAAGCTGTTCCGCATCCGCACCTTCACCCTCTCCGCCGTGATCAGCTTCATCGTGGGCTTCGCGATGTTCGGCGCGATGACGTACCTGCCGACCTTCCTCCAGGTGGTGCAGGGCGTCTCGCCGACCCTGTCCGGCGTGCACATGCTGCCGATGGTGGCGGGCCTGCTCCTGTCGTCCACCGTCTCCGGACAGATCGTCAGCCGCACCGGCCGCTGGAAGGTCTTCCCGATCGCGGGCACCGCCGTCACCACCGTGGGCCTGCTCCTCCTGCACCGGCTCGACGAGCACAGCTCGACAGGCGTGATGAGCGCCTGCTTCTTCGTCTTCGGGCTCGGCCTCGGCCTGGTCATGCAGGTACTGGTGCTGATCGTGCAGAACGCCGTCGCGTACGAGGATCTGGGCGTCGCCACCTCCGGCGCGACCTTCTTCCGCTCGATCGGGGCCTCCTTCGGCGTCGCGATCTTCGGAACGGTCTTCTCGGGCCGCCTCGGCGACAAGCTCACGGACGCCTTCCGGGGCGTGCAGCTCCCGTCCGGGGTCTCGGTGCAGGGCCTCGAGTCCGACCCGCGCGGCATCGCCGAACTGCCGTCCGACCTGCGGCCGCAGGCCCTGCACGCGTACGCGTCCGCCATCACCGACGTCTTCCTGTACGCCGCGCCCGTCGCCCTCGTCGGCTTCGTCCTGGCGTGGTTCCTCAAGGAGGACCCGCTGCGCGGCTCGGTCACCGCGCCCGACGTGACGGAGACCCTCGCGAGCAATCCGGTGCAACGGTCCTCGTACGACGAGGTGTGCCGGGCGCTGTCCGTCCTGGGCACCCGCGAGGGCCGCCGCGAGGTCTACCGGAAGATCGCCGCCCGGGCCGGCCAGGACCTGCATCCGGCGTCGAGCTGGCTGCTGCTGCGGATCAAACGCTGCGGCAGTGTCGAGCCGGCGACGCTGGCCGAGCGCACCACCGTCCCGCTACCGGTGATCCTCGAGGCCGTCCGCCAGATCGAGGGCCGCGGGCTCGCCGTGCGCGAGGGCCTCGACATGATGCTGACCGACGAGGGCCGCGAGGTCGCCGAACAGCTCGCCGAGGTCCGCGAGGCGTCGCTGGCCGAACTGCTCGGCGACTGGTGGGGCCCGGACCGGCCCACCGACCTGGTCCAGCTCGTCAAGGAGCTGAACAGCGAGCTGTGCGGCTCGGACCGGGAACAGCCGCACGACGAGCCGACGGTGACGAAGCTCAGCTGAGCTCCCTGCGGAACCAGTGCTCGGCGTACGGGTCCGTGTTGTGCGGCCCCGTCTCCGTGTAACCCAGCCGGGCGTACAGGGCGCGCGCCTCGACCAGGTCGCCGCGGGTGTCGAGGATCATCCGGACGGCGCCCAGCGAGCGGGCGGCCTCCTCGGCGGCCCGGACGAGGAGCGCCGCGCCTCCCCTGCCGCGCAGCCCCTCCCGGACGAACACCCGGGTGAGCTCGGCCGTCGTCGCGTCCAGCAGCCGTACGCCCGCCGTGCCGGCCGGCTCGCCGCCGTACCGTCCGACGAGCAACTGCCCTCCGGGTGGGGCGAGTTCGGTGCCCCCGTCGGCGGCGATCCCCCGCTCCAGCTCGCCCGGGTCGCTCCTGCGTCCCTCATGCAGCAGGTAGTAGCGGTCGCTGACCTCGGTGTAGTACGCCCGCCAGAGCGCGAGGGCGTCCGGGGCGTCGAAGGGTTCGGCGGTGATGGTCCAGATCGGCGACGTCGTCATGCGCGACATTGTCCGAAGGCGGCGCGGCCGACACGCAACCGATTAAGTGCGGAGGATACCGCAGCCGTTTGGAGCGGACCTTCCGGGCAACCCGATGCAAGAACCGGCCCGTGGGGCCGACACACCGGAAGGCAAGGCATGTCCACAGGAGTGATCATCGCTCTGATCGTGGTCGTGGCGGCCGTCATCGCCGTCGCGGTCGTCCTGGCCGTGCGGGCCCGCGGCTCGCACGGCGGACACGGTCTGAAGCGCCGCTTCGGACCCGAGTACGACCGGGCCGTCGCCCGCCACGACGGGGACGTCAAGGCCGCCGAGCGGGAGCTCGACACCCTCGTGGAGCGGCACGGCGGGCTCCGCGAGCGGCCGCTGGAGCCCGCCGAGCGCGAGCGGTTCGAGGCCCGCTGGACCGCGGCTCAGGAGCGGTTCGTCGACTCGCCCCAGGAGGCGGTCATGGAGGCGGACCAGCTGCTCGCGGAAGTGGCGGGCGCCCGGGGCTTCCCGGACGGCGGCCAGTACGAGGAGCAGCTCGGCGCACTCTCCGTCCACCACCCGCACCACGTCCACGGCTACCGGCGCGTCCACCGGGTCGCCCGGGTCGGCGCGAACGGCGCCGCGACGCGCGACGCGCACACGCCCGGCACAGGTGAGGGCCGTGCTCCCGGCACGGAGGACATGCGGTCCGCCATGGTCGAGGCCCGTGCCCTCTTCGACGACCTCCTCGGCCACACCGACCACGACACCGGCCGCCGGCGCGCGCAGGAGCACCGGCAGCCCGTGAGCCAGGACGGCTCCCGCTCCGGTCACCACCTGCCCCGGGGCTTCCACCGGCACCAGGCGAAGGAGGGCTGACCGCGATGCGTGACGTGACACCGGACGTGACACCGAGCACGGGCACCGACCCGGAGAACCGCCGACCGGCGGACGACCGCACCCGCCCGGCGAAGCACGACGACACCGTTCCCGCCGGAGAGGCCGTACGGCCCGGAGAGACCGGCCGCCGTGCCGAGACCGCGCCGACCGGCGATGCCGTACCGGCCGGTGAGACCGTGCGGCCCGGATCCGCCGGGCTCGGCGGCGGACACGGCTCGACCGGGGAGGCGGTACGGTCCGGCGACCGCGTGCCGACGGACGGGACCGCCCTGCCGGGCGGTCGGACGCCGTCGAAGGAGCCGGGCGGTACGACAGCCGCAGGGGAGGGGACGCGGTTCGGAGCGGGCGCCGACGACGGCGCCGGCCGGGCGACGCACGGTTCGCCGGCGGGTGTCGAGCAGGGCGAACGGGGCGCCGACGCACTCCGCGCCTCCGGCGACGGAACGCCGGCCCGGCACCAGGACGCCGGCGCGGTGCACACCGACACCGTCGCGGGCCGGGTGCCGACGGCGGCCGCCGCCGAGCAGGGCGGTCACGGCGCGTCCCTCCTGCCGGTCGACGAGTGCGACCGCATCGCCTCACGTCTGCGGCACGCGGTCGTCGGGTTCGTCGACGGTCCGCGGGACGCCGTCGCGGAGGCCGACCAGGTGCTGGAGGAACTCGCCGCCCGCTTCACGGACGCCGTCGACCGGCGGCGCCGTACCCTGCGCGGCTCCTGGCAGTCGACGGAGGGCGCCAAGGACGGCAAGGACCGGGCGGTGGCGGCCGCGACGACAGCCGACACCGAGCAACTCCGCCTGGCCCTGCGCGACTACCGCGAGCTGACGGAGCGGCTCCTGCACCTCTGACACCCCGGTCC
This Streptomyces sp. NBC_00377 DNA region includes the following protein-coding sequences:
- a CDS encoding MDR family MFS transporter translates to MVLDAHSRTADPREEHVSGNVLVSIGALLLGMLLAALDQTIVSTALPTIVSELGGMEHLSWVVTAYLLASTAATPLWGKLGDQYGRKKLFQTAIVIFLIGSALCGMAQNMPQLIAFRAVQGLGGGGLLVLSMAIVGDIVPPRDRGRYQGLFGAVFGATSVLGPLLGGLFTEHLSWRWVFYVNLPVGVVALAVIATVLHIPHRSTRHVIDYLGTFLIAAVATCLVLVASLGGTTWDWGSPQIIGLALLGVLLAVAFVAVERRAAEPVLPLKLFRIRTFTLSAVISFIVGFAMFGAMTYLPTFLQVVQGVSPTLSGVHMLPMVAGLLLSSTVSGQIVSRTGRWKVFPIAGTAVTTVGLLLLHRLDEHSSTGVMSACFFVFGLGLGLVMQVLVLIVQNAVAYEDLGVATSGATFFRSIGASFGVAIFGTVFSGRLGDKLTDAFRGVQLPSGVSVQGLESDPRGIAELPSDLRPQALHAYASAITDVFLYAAPVALVGFVLAWFLKEDPLRGSVTAPDVTETLASNPVQRSSYDEVCRALSVLGTREGRREVYRKIAARAGQDLHPASSWLLLRIKRCGSVEPATLAERTTVPLPVILEAVRQIEGRGLAVREGLDMMLTDEGREVAEQLAEVREASLAELLGDWWGPDRPTDLVQLVKELNSELCGSDREQPHDEPTVTKLS
- a CDS encoding HAD-IA family hydrolase: MPVLNARALLLDMDGTLVNSDAVVERIWRGWADTHGLDGDEVMKVVHGRQGHASMALLLPDRPVHLNLADNARMLAEETADMDGVVPVPGAPEFLASLRGVPHALVTSADVPLSTARMAAAGLALPDVRVTAESVGASKPDPEGFLKGAAELGIAPADCVVFEDSGAGIAAGRAAGMRVVGVGPRAAGHGPDAVVRDLRQVRVETTESGVRIHVA
- a CDS encoding peptidoglycan-binding domain-containing protein translates to MIDPTGHQGHSGQQGLPCPECGALRALDNTPSCACARRASENLRDTRTTEAAAAEDFDPLRIRPYVEFGNEPGSEPGGAAGGDFTGGPAGTPGGAFGSGPAGEFADRSEGAAGGSAGAADVTMPLPVVPTGPAARPMPHGPSAPADATMPLRAVEPAGPAPDMTAALPTPLTRSACEPSTTDLSLFEAADAGAVHPDDEEPHRPRRRRTLLVAATAAAVAVVAAAGFASGLFTYEKPTRDGAAPEDVRAAVPDASTSAPSASVTASRSASPSASEDSPSPSESESPSPSASRTSASPSASPSAEAGPTATPTARVTGSLAPGNGAANQDDSTEVVVLRRGDKGAEVTELQQRLHQLFLYNGQADGSFTGEVEDALRNYQWSRGTTEDGMGVYGQLTRARLESETQQP
- a CDS encoding TMEM165/GDT1 family protein, whose amino-acid sequence is MISITVTALVFGVVFLAELPDKTALAGLVLGTRYRASYVFAGVAAAFALHVALAVAAGSVLTLLPQQLVQALTGVLFLGGAAVLLLKKDDGEEEVRRPENQSFWKVAGTGFMLILVAEFGDLTQIMTANLAARYDDPLSVGLGAVLALWAVAGLGIVGGKALMKRVPLKLITRIAALLMLALGVWSLWEAIAG
- a CDS encoding GNAT family N-acetyltransferase is translated as MTTSPIWTITAEPFDAPDALALWRAYYTEVSDRYYLLHEGRRSDPGELERGIAADGGTELAPPGGQLLVGRYGGEPAGTAGVRLLDATTAELTRVFVREGLRGRGGAALLVRAAEEAARSLGAVRMILDTRGDLVEARALYARLGYTETGPHNTDPYAEHWFRRELS